One genomic window of Halococcus sediminicola includes the following:
- a CDS encoding serine/threonine-protein kinase RIO2 — protein sequence MVRNVASEMAALDPEDFYLLSGVEQGMRFSEWVNRGKLPDFSDLTPENVDYRLDRCADRGLLERRTIQYEGYKLTFEGYDALALHTFAERGTIEGMGAPLGVGKESDVYEVSSYTPFALKFHREGYTNFREVMKEREYTADHDHVSWMYTARKAAEREYDALETLYPEVSVPRPVDQNRHAVVMEKLAGVELSAAKLDAEQVPGVCDLVLKEVAAAFEAGYVHADMSEYNVFVADDGVTIFDWPQAVPVDHANATEFLTRDVENLLGYFTRKYPSAMPTTDAERVADTIREETFEGIR from the coding sequence ATGGTGCGCAACGTCGCAAGCGAGATGGCCGCCCTCGACCCCGAGGACTTCTATCTCCTCTCGGGCGTCGAGCAGGGGATGCGCTTCAGCGAGTGGGTGAATCGAGGGAAACTCCCCGATTTCTCCGACCTCACACCCGAGAACGTCGACTATCGTTTGGATCGCTGTGCCGACCGGGGGCTGCTCGAACGCCGGACGATCCAGTACGAGGGCTACAAACTGACCTTCGAGGGCTACGACGCGCTCGCGCTGCACACCTTCGCCGAGCGCGGCACCATCGAGGGGATGGGCGCGCCGCTTGGCGTCGGCAAGGAGAGTGACGTCTACGAGGTCTCTTCGTACACGCCCTTCGCGCTCAAATTCCACCGCGAGGGCTACACGAACTTCCGCGAGGTGATGAAAGAGCGCGAGTACACCGCCGACCACGACCACGTCTCGTGGATGTACACCGCCCGCAAAGCCGCCGAGCGCGAATACGACGCGCTCGAAACGCTCTATCCAGAGGTTTCGGTCCCGCGACCGGTAGACCAGAACCGCCACGCGGTCGTGATGGAGAAACTCGCCGGTGTCGAGCTCTCGGCGGCGAAACTCGACGCCGAGCAGGTGCCCGGTGTCTGTGACCTCGTGCTCAAGGAAGTCGCGGCCGCCTTCGAGGCGGGCTACGTCCACGCCGACATGAGCGAATACAACGTCTTCGTCGCGGACGACGGCGTGACGATCTTCGACTGGCCCCAGGCCGTCCCGGTCGACCACGCGAATGCGACCGAGTTCCTCACGCGCGACGTCGAGAACCTGCTCGGGTACTTCACCCGGAAGTACCCGAGTGCGATGCCGACGACCGATGCCGAGCGGGTCGCCGACACAATCCGTGAGGAGACGTTCGAAGGGATCCGATAA
- a CDS encoding selenium-binding protein SBP56-related protein produces the protein MSTDEPSDTGTAHGHEHHDVEGPGYPTPAAMRTESGREKTAFVMAPRVGMDSDKADFVGVVDVDPDSETYSEIVDTLEMPNRGDELHHFGWNSCSSSCHTEGLQRDHLIVPGQRSSRIHVLDASDPRNPEIERVIEPEEVFEYDLSAPHTVHCVPGGKIVISMLGNADGELPGGFLQLDQEDFSIDGHWEADRGDVEMQYDYWYQPRHGVMLSTEWAAPKTYYPGFDFDDVEAGNYGDSIHIWDWESREHRETLTFGEEGLIPLEIRMLHNPEATEGYVGAALSSNIIRFWERNDGAWDWEKVIDIEEREHPDWEMPVPGLVTDTLISLDDQYLFFSNWLHGDCRMYDISDTGNPRLVDQIWAGGNFGDRQEVQGTEIRGAPQMLQLSRDGRRLYWTTSLFSSWDNQFYPDIAEEGSLMMKADVYPEKGRMELDEDFLVDFGDAPGGPARAHEIRWPGGDCTSDVWQ, from the coding sequence ATGAGCACCGACGAGCCGAGCGACACGGGGACCGCACACGGCCACGAACACCACGACGTCGAGGGACCGGGCTATCCGACGCCGGCGGCGATGCGGACCGAGTCCGGCCGGGAGAAAACGGCGTTCGTCATGGCACCGCGGGTCGGGATGGACAGTGACAAAGCGGATTTCGTCGGTGTCGTCGATGTCGACCCCGACTCGGAGACGTACAGCGAAATCGTCGACACGCTGGAGATGCCGAACCGGGGCGACGAACTCCACCACTTCGGCTGGAACAGCTGTTCGTCGTCGTGTCACACCGAAGGACTCCAGCGCGACCACCTGATCGTTCCCGGCCAGCGCTCCTCGCGTATCCACGTTCTCGACGCATCCGACCCACGGAACCCCGAAATCGAGCGCGTCATCGAACCCGAGGAGGTCTTCGAGTACGACCTCTCGGCACCCCACACCGTCCATTGCGTGCCGGGCGGAAAGATCGTCATCAGCATGCTCGGGAACGCCGACGGCGAACTCCCTGGAGGATTCCTCCAACTCGACCAGGAGGACTTCTCCATCGACGGCCACTGGGAAGCCGACCGCGGTGACGTCGAGATGCAGTACGACTACTGGTATCAGCCTCGCCACGGCGTGATGCTCTCGACGGAGTGGGCCGCCCCGAAGACCTACTACCCCGGCTTCGACTTCGACGACGTCGAGGCGGGCAACTACGGCGACAGCATCCACATCTGGGACTGGGAGTCCAGAGAGCATCGGGAGACGCTGACGTTCGGCGAGGAGGGACTAATCCCGCTGGAGATCCGCATGCTCCACAACCCCGAGGCGACCGAGGGATATGTGGGAGCGGCGCTCTCGTCCAATATCATCCGTTTTTGGGAGCGAAACGACGGGGCGTGGGACTGGGAGAAAGTCATTGACATCGAGGAGCGCGAGCACCCCGACTGGGAGATGCCCGTGCCGGGACTCGTCACAGACACCCTCATCTCGCTCGACGACCAGTACCTGTTCTTCTCGAACTGGCTGCACGGCGACTGCCGGATGTACGACATCAGCGACACGGGCAACCCGCGGCTCGTGGACCAGATCTGGGCCGGCGGTAACTTCGGCGACCGACAGGAGGTACAAGGAACGGAGATCCGCGGCGCGCCACAGATGCTCCAACTCAGCCGCGACGGCCGCCGACTCTACTGGACGACCTCGCTGTTCTCGTCGTGGGACAACCAGTTCTACCCCGACATCGCCGAGGAAGGCTCGCTGATGATGAAGGCCGACGTCTACCCCGAGAAGGGGCGGATGGAACTCGACGAGGACTTTCTAGTCGACTTCGGCGACGCACCCGGCGGGCCGGCGCGCGCCCACGAGATCCGCTGGCCGGGCGGCGACTGCACGAGCGACGTCTGGCAGTAG
- a CDS encoding winged helix-turn-helix domain-containing protein, which translates to MARWSSDEPDDPPLPAVLASLDDDNCRAILALLDSPKSASELHEECGLSSSTVYRKLELLRESRLVREYTEVRRDGPNVTLYERDFSEIAIGIDDTGEFTMRVTRPETDAEDRLATFWSAMREES; encoded by the coding sequence ATGGCTCGATGGTCGTCCGACGAACCCGATGATCCCCCGCTTCCGGCGGTGTTGGCGTCGCTCGACGACGACAACTGCCGGGCGATACTCGCGCTGCTGGACAGCCCGAAATCCGCGAGCGAACTCCACGAGGAGTGTGGACTGTCCAGTTCGACCGTCTATCGAAAGCTCGAACTGCTCCGCGAATCGAGGCTCGTCCGGGAGTACACGGAGGTCCGGCGCGACGGGCCGAACGTCACGCTCTACGAACGGGATTTCTCCGAGATCGCCATCGGCATCGACGACACCGGTGAGTTCACCATGAGAGTGACTCGCCCGGAGACCGACGCGGAGGACCGGCTGGCCACGTTCTGGTCGGCGATGCGGGAGGAGTCGTGA
- a CDS encoding DUF7521 family protein: MEALVALLVVVKVLALVLGGIVSLMAYRAYRRTRMSGLQYFAVGLAVITLGTVLVGAFHHLGGASVTLGMVLESVIICAGFGVMIIGLYRT, encoded by the coding sequence ATGGAGGCGCTCGTCGCGCTGCTGGTCGTCGTCAAAGTCCTCGCGCTCGTCCTCGGCGGTATCGTCTCTCTGATGGCGTACCGAGCCTACCGTCGGACCCGGATGTCGGGACTCCAGTATTTCGCGGTGGGGCTGGCGGTCATCACCCTCGGAACGGTTCTCGTTGGCGCGTTCCACCACCTCGGCGGCGCTTCGGTGACTCTCGGCATGGTTCTCGAAAGCGTGATCATCTGTGCCGGGTTCGGCGTCATGATTATCGGTCTCTACCGAACGTAG
- a CDS encoding deoxyribonuclease IV has translation MHVGAHVSVAGGVDNAIERQTEVGGNCGQIFTASPQVWAGPDIADDEATRFRDSDLGPWVIHASYLVNLATPKDDLREKSIASLQAECDAAARLGIEFVNVHLGAHTGAGVENGLDNAASAIDDLDVPSGVTLLIESDAGSGTKLGDEFAHLAAVCDRSHTDIGFCLDTAHTFAAGYDLSSPDAVAETVAAFDDTVGLGDLHCLHLNDSKHACGTNKDEHAHVGEGEIGVDGMRAIINDDAFRDLPFVLETPTENGNGFAWNIDRVRELRAASSTSQ, from the coding sequence ATGCACGTCGGAGCACACGTCTCGGTCGCCGGCGGCGTCGACAACGCTATCGAGCGCCAGACCGAGGTCGGCGGGAACTGCGGACAGATATTCACGGCCTCGCCACAGGTCTGGGCCGGTCCCGATATCGCGGACGACGAGGCCACCCGCTTTCGCGACTCGGACCTCGGCCCGTGGGTCATCCACGCCTCCTATCTGGTGAACCTCGCCACGCCCAAAGACGACCTTCGCGAGAAGTCGATCGCAAGCCTGCAAGCCGAATGCGACGCCGCCGCACGACTGGGCATCGAGTTCGTGAACGTCCACCTCGGCGCACACACCGGTGCAGGTGTCGAGAACGGGCTCGACAACGCCGCGAGCGCCATCGACGACCTCGACGTTCCCTCGGGGGTCACCCTCTTGATCGAGAGCGACGCCGGCAGCGGAACTAAACTGGGCGACGAGTTCGCCCATCTCGCGGCCGTTTGCGACCGCAGCCACACGGACATCGGGTTCTGTCTCGACACCGCCCACACCTTCGCCGCAGGCTACGACCTCTCGTCACCCGATGCGGTCGCAGAGACCGTCGCCGCCTTCGACGATACGGTCGGTCTCGGCGATCTCCACTGTTTGCACCTCAACGACTCGAAACACGCCTGCGGGACGAACAAGGACGAACACGCCCACGTCGGCGAGGGCGAAATCGGCGTCGACGGAATGCGCGCCATCATCAACGACGATGCGTTTCGTGACCTCCCGTTCGTCCTCGAAACGCCCACCGAAAACGGAAACGGGTTCGCGTGGAACATCGACCGCGTTCGGGAACTCCGGGCCGCGTCGTCGACTTCTCAGTAG
- a CDS encoding DUF7095 family protein: protein MTGFTRTEAVSRIERLVETVESEPMAVPVREVWVYGDLALGLDPVERLDVYLTKDLLFGGDDEREADFRESHGVEGIGKTVSAEWADQYPDHIRASSNGYAAPEKCLAAHLVGENEPIHLEVCNASFEDNVTQRLKGAMSRDTYEELLDPRGVCLWLDGQRSEDAFGKLREGEFVFPTLAGALEMVGMEGDDAERAASEVRAYRDRQEGASVRGDVV, encoded by the coding sequence ATGACCGGATTCACCCGCACGGAAGCCGTTTCGCGCATCGAGCGCCTCGTCGAGACCGTCGAGAGCGAGCCGATGGCCGTCCCGGTGCGCGAGGTGTGGGTCTACGGCGACCTCGCGCTCGGTCTCGACCCCGTCGAGCGCCTCGACGTCTATCTCACGAAGGACCTGCTCTTCGGCGGTGACGACGAGCGTGAGGCGGACTTTCGCGAATCACACGGCGTCGAGGGGATCGGGAAGACCGTGAGCGCCGAGTGGGCCGACCAGTACCCAGACCACATCCGCGCGAGTTCCAACGGCTACGCCGCCCCCGAGAAGTGTCTCGCGGCCCATCTCGTCGGCGAGAACGAACCCATCCACCTCGAAGTCTGCAACGCGAGTTTCGAGGACAACGTGACCCAGCGCCTCAAGGGCGCGATGAGTCGGGACACCTACGAGGAGCTGCTCGACCCGCGCGGGGTCTGTCTCTGGCTCGACGGCCAACGTTCGGAGGACGCCTTCGGGAAACTCAGGGAGGGCGAGTTCGTCTTTCCGACGCTGGCCGGGGCGCTCGAAATGGTCGGCATGGAAGGAGACGACGCCGAACGGGCTGCGAGCGAGGTCAGGGCGTACCGCGACCGTCAGGAGGGCGCGAGCGTTCGCGGCGACGTGGTGTAG
- a CDS encoding 2Fe-2S iron-sulfur cluster-binding protein — translation MAHEVMLDWRDGPDRTIEVDGDETVVEAAERVGMNLPYGCLYGVCGTCTARLLAGKLVHTERPRALKPRHSEAGYVLLCVAKPRSDCRVEVGATVQADLVSNPWK, via the coding sequence ATGGCCCACGAGGTGATGCTCGACTGGCGCGATGGCCCGGACCGAACTATCGAGGTCGATGGCGACGAGACTGTCGTCGAGGCCGCCGAACGGGTCGGGATGAACCTCCCCTACGGCTGTCTGTACGGGGTTTGTGGAACCTGTACGGCCCGCCTGCTCGCGGGCAAACTCGTCCACACCGAGCGCCCGCGTGCGCTGAAACCTCGCCACAGCGAGGCGGGCTATGTCCTGCTCTGTGTGGCGAAACCCCGGTCTGACTGTCGCGTGGAGGTCGGGGCGACGGTGCAGGCCGACCTCGTCTCGAACCCCTGGAAGTGA
- a CDS encoding efflux RND transporter permease subunit, whose amino-acid sequence MKRDLSSRYADSLVSRSRLIIALLLVVSAAVGAGAVVGTTGEAGIGDAGIDSPEQAALDQIDATYETDDAVVAQVVVRNEGGNVLTRQSLLKSLRLQKALHENESINATLREGTGAIGIENVVANVAYAHQQSERADDSGSDSRATGANDTSAPGQSQPAAPTLDQQIAALESRSDEQVETYLSRILDPEASVPGSDPAEFLPSEYEPGTTQADARTTLVFQKSPSGSGTTDEEVNDAQVAIDSLVENRFTDGFVFGQGIIDEESSQAIGDSFIVITPVALVLLLVVLSIAYRDLLDVLVSLFGVGIVLVWYAGVQGWLGIPSNSTLIAVPFLLIGLSIDYSLHVVMRYREAREGSLDTDRESTGRRDPTTAMRLGLAGVVLALATAAFSTAVGFFSNYVSPLESIQDFAILSGVGIVAIFVVFAALVPALKLELERLLDRRGHTRKRSAVGVDAGWLNGALSGAARLARRAPIVVIVVAVVLAAGGAYGATGIDTEFNQADFLPQDAPAWMDSLPGPLAPGDYDVSDDLDYLSDNFRQRGQDSEGQILIEGNMTAPALLTAADDVTRDANGSGTIVVGGDGRAAIESPASVLRSVAAENGTVADAVEARDIDGDGLPDRDVAAVYDLLFDAAPEQASSVLYRADDGSYESARLTVGVQGNASSQSVAEDVRGVAATVEANAPVTAIATGGPVTTAVVQSALFETLVEGFAITLGVILALLVGLYWWRSRAPGLGVVTIVPVLLALAWLLGTMAALDIPFNSETVVITSLAIGLGVDYSIHVGERFVDERARHDSLADALSATLTGTGGALLGSAVTTAAGFGVLALALSPPLQRFGIVTGLSIVYAFVACMTVLPCLLVIRERLLTRTG is encoded by the coding sequence ATGAAACGCGACCTCTCCTCTCGGTACGCGGATTCCCTCGTCTCGCGGAGCCGGCTGATAATCGCGCTGTTGCTCGTCGTCTCCGCCGCCGTCGGCGCGGGCGCGGTCGTCGGCACCACCGGGGAGGCGGGCATCGGCGATGCCGGCATCGATTCCCCGGAACAAGCCGCACTCGACCAGATCGACGCGACCTACGAGACCGACGACGCGGTGGTCGCGCAGGTCGTCGTCAGGAACGAAGGAGGAAACGTCCTCACGCGACAGTCGCTCCTAAAGAGCCTCCGCCTACAGAAAGCACTCCACGAGAACGAGTCGATCAACGCGACGCTCCGTGAAGGAACGGGAGCCATCGGCATCGAGAACGTGGTGGCGAACGTCGCATACGCCCACCAGCAGAGCGAGCGCGCCGACGACTCGGGTTCCGACTCCCGTGCGACGGGGGCGAACGACACGTCGGCCCCAGGACAGAGCCAACCGGCAGCACCGACGCTCGACCAGCAGATCGCCGCCCTCGAATCGCGGTCGGACGAGCAAGTCGAGACGTATCTGAGCCGCATCCTCGACCCGGAGGCGTCCGTGCCGGGCAGCGACCCCGCCGAGTTCCTGCCATCGGAGTACGAGCCGGGAACGACGCAGGCCGACGCGCGAACCACCCTCGTCTTCCAGAAAAGTCCGAGCGGGTCGGGAACGACCGACGAGGAGGTCAACGACGCGCAGGTGGCCATCGATTCGCTGGTCGAGAACCGTTTCACCGACGGGTTCGTCTTCGGGCAGGGCATCATCGACGAGGAGTCCTCACAGGCCATCGGCGACAGTTTCATCGTCATCACACCGGTCGCGCTCGTCCTCCTGCTCGTCGTTCTTTCCATTGCCTACCGCGACCTCCTCGACGTTCTCGTGAGCCTCTTCGGGGTCGGGATCGTGCTCGTCTGGTACGCCGGCGTTCAGGGCTGGCTCGGAATCCCGTCGAACTCGACGCTCATCGCCGTGCCATTCCTGCTCATCGGCCTGAGCATCGACTACTCGCTGCACGTCGTCATGCGCTACCGCGAGGCGCGTGAGGGGTCCCTCGACACCGACCGTGAGTCCACGGGTCGGCGCGATCCCACAACCGCGATGCGCCTCGGACTCGCCGGCGTCGTCCTCGCGCTGGCCACCGCCGCGTTCTCGACGGCCGTCGGCTTCTTCTCGAACTACGTCAGCCCGCTAGAGTCGATACAGGATTTCGCGATTCTGAGCGGCGTCGGCATCGTCGCCATCTTCGTCGTGTTCGCGGCGCTCGTGCCGGCGCTCAAACTCGAACTCGAACGCCTCCTCGACCGCCGTGGCCACACCCGGAAGAGGAGCGCCGTCGGCGTCGATGCGGGCTGGCTGAACGGCGCTCTCTCGGGGGCCGCCCGGCTCGCCCGGCGAGCGCCCATCGTCGTCATCGTCGTCGCGGTGGTGCTCGCCGCCGGGGGCGCGTACGGCGCGACCGGCATCGACACGGAGTTCAATCAGGCCGACTTCCTGCCCCAAGACGCGCCGGCGTGGATGGACTCGCTGCCGGGACCGCTCGCCCCGGGCGACTACGACGTGAGCGATGACCTCGACTACCTGAGCGACAACTTCCGCCAGCGCGGACAGGATTCGGAGGGACAGATTCTGATAGAGGGGAACATGACCGCGCCGGCGCTGCTCACCGCGGCCGACGACGTGACTCGGGACGCCAACGGGAGCGGAACAATCGTCGTCGGCGGGGACGGACGGGCCGCCATCGAGAGTCCGGCATCCGTCCTCCGGAGCGTCGCCGCCGAGAACGGGACGGTCGCCGATGCGGTCGAGGCGCGCGACATCGATGGCGACGGGCTTCCCGACAGGGACGTCGCGGCGGTCTACGACCTGCTGTTCGACGCCGCTCCCGAGCAGGCATCCTCGGTGCTCTACCGGGCAGACGACGGCTCGTACGAGTCCGCCCGGCTCACGGTCGGCGTGCAGGGCAACGCCTCGTCCCAGTCGGTCGCGGAGGACGTGCGAGGAGTCGCCGCGACGGTCGAAGCGAACGCGCCGGTGACGGCCATCGCGACTGGCGGGCCGGTCACCACCGCGGTCGTCCAGAGCGCGCTGTTCGAGACGCTCGTCGAGGGCTTCGCCATCACGCTCGGGGTCATCCTCGCGCTGCTCGTCGGGCTGTACTGGTGGCGAAGCCGGGCGCCGGGACTAGGCGTGGTGACCATCGTGCCCGTCCTGCTCGCGCTCGCGTGGCTGCTCGGGACGATGGCCGCCCTCGACATCCCCTTTAATAGCGAGACGGTCGTGATCACGAGTCTGGCAATCGGGCTGGGCGTGGACTACAGCATCCACGTCGGCGAGCGGTTCGTCGACGAGCGCGCCCGCCACGACTCGCTCGCGGACGCACTGTCGGCCACGCTCACGGGTACCGGCGGCGCGCTGCTGGGCAGTGCGGTGACGACGGCGGCCGGCTTCGGGGTGCTCGCGCTGGCGCTCTCCCCGCCGCTCCAGCGCTTCGGCATCGTCACGGGACTGAGCATCGTCTACGCGTTCGTCGCGTGCATGACGGTGTTGCCGTGTCTGCTCGTGATCCGGGAGCGACTGCTCACGAGAACAGGGTAA
- a CDS encoding lipoate--protein ligase family protein, producing MADIEEREWRLIREDTRTGPLNMALDEIAAETAAEGGPRTLRVYRWEPATLSLGYHQDPATVDWDFCEREGISVTRRPTGGGGIYHDSWGDVSYSIVAPAEELPGDLMETYELLCEPLFDGFDSLGVPVSFASEELPAIHDPACYLRALHPAHDVVADDGRKISGNAQYRRRDSVIQHGSILFADATDHHLACFADPPSTERFRERVTNVRERTDVSRGQAVAAFEDALADWADAEEGTWTDDELDRARERAREKFTSDDWNRRREDPTAP from the coding sequence ATGGCCGATATCGAGGAGAGGGAGTGGCGGCTCATCCGCGAAGACACCAGAACCGGGCCGCTGAACATGGCACTCGACGAGATCGCCGCCGAGACCGCCGCCGAGGGTGGACCCCGGACCCTGCGCGTCTATCGCTGGGAGCCGGCGACGCTTTCGCTGGGCTATCATCAGGACCCGGCGACCGTGGATTGGGACTTTTGCGAGCGCGAGGGCATCTCGGTGACGCGCCGACCGACCGGCGGCGGCGGCATCTATCACGACTCGTGGGGCGACGTCTCGTATTCGATCGTCGCGCCGGCCGAGGAGCTGCCCGGCGACCTGATGGAGACCTACGAACTGCTCTGTGAACCCCTCTTCGACGGGTTCGATAGCCTCGGGGTTCCCGTGTCGTTCGCGAGCGAAGAACTTCCAGCCATCCACGACCCCGCGTGCTATCTGCGCGCGCTGCATCCGGCCCACGACGTCGTGGCGGATGACGGTCGGAAGATCAGCGGCAACGCCCAGTACCGCCGTCGTGACAGCGTCATCCAGCACGGCTCGATACTGTTCGCCGACGCGACCGACCACCACCTCGCGTGTTTCGCCGACCCACCCTCGACGGAGCGCTTCCGCGAGCGGGTGACGAACGTGCGCGAACGGACGGACGTGAGCCGCGGGCAAGCCGTCGCGGCCTTCGAGGATGCACTTGCCGATTGGGCCGATGCCGAGGAGGGTACGTGGACCGACGACGAACTCGACCGAGCGCGCGAGCGTGCCCGCGAGAAGTTCACGAGCGACGACTGGAACCGGCGTCGGGAGGACCCGACCGCACCGTGA
- a CDS encoding FAD-dependent oxidoreductase: protein MTFVVIGGDAAGMSAASKAKRDAPDTEVVVFEAGEWVSYGACGLPYYIKGEIQSLDDLVSVTPEEFREQRDIDLRTGHEVVAIDPDGKTVTARGESEVVQEYDQLLISTGAAAVEPPIDGLDRDGVYTLGSMADGKDLREYVSRARTEGDLQQPDSGPACEFLETCNGPVGVVGGGYIGIEMAEALAANDFEVHLFQRGDRLLKSFSEATSEAVLDHLREQDVAVNLGAEVAELAGGDRVEAVVTDAGRTPVEMVLVGTGVSPRTDLAEGAGIELGETGAIAADEYRETSISDVYAAGDCAEADHVVTGDPVHVPLALTANRHGRAVGQTIAGNPTKGGPVAGTAAVKAFDVEAARTGILDHETARDAGFDPVTGTIDAKSRAGYYPEGGTVRVTITADRESGRVLGGSLVSEYGEGAVHRSHALVGAVTEGVTLAELSNYDLAYAPPFNTTWDPVLTAAKVLDGDR, encoded by the coding sequence ATGACCTTCGTCGTCATCGGCGGCGATGCCGCCGGCATGTCCGCGGCGAGCAAGGCGAAACGCGATGCGCCCGACACCGAGGTGGTCGTCTTCGAGGCCGGCGAGTGGGTCTCGTATGGGGCCTGTGGCCTGCCCTACTACATCAAGGGCGAGATCCAGTCGCTCGACGACCTCGTCTCGGTCACGCCCGAGGAGTTCCGCGAGCAGCGAGACATCGACCTCCGGACGGGCCACGAGGTCGTCGCCATCGACCCGGATGGAAAAACCGTCACGGCTCGTGGGGAGAGCGAGGTCGTCCAAGAGTACGATCAACTGTTGATCTCGACCGGTGCTGCGGCCGTTGAGCCGCCGATCGACGGGCTCGACAGGGACGGTGTCTATACACTCGGTTCGATGGCCGACGGCAAGGACCTCCGCGAGTACGTCTCGCGGGCGCGTACCGAGGGCGATCTCCAGCAGCCGGACAGCGGTCCCGCGTGTGAGTTCCTCGAAACCTGCAACGGTCCCGTGGGGGTCGTCGGCGGCGGCTACATCGGCATCGAGATGGCCGAGGCGCTCGCCGCCAACGACTTCGAGGTGCATCTCTTCCAGCGCGGTGATCGGCTGCTGAAATCGTTCAGCGAGGCGACGAGCGAGGCCGTTCTCGACCATCTCCGTGAACAGGACGTGGCGGTGAACCTCGGTGCCGAAGTCGCGGAACTCGCCGGCGGCGACCGGGTCGAGGCGGTCGTCACCGACGCGGGACGGACGCCCGTCGAGATGGTGCTCGTCGGAACCGGCGTCAGTCCACGGACGGACCTCGCCGAAGGGGCAGGAATCGAACTGGGCGAGACGGGAGCCATCGCGGCCGACGAGTATCGAGAGACCAGTATTTCGGACGTCTACGCGGCCGGCGACTGTGCGGAGGCCGATCACGTCGTCACCGGCGACCCTGTGCACGTGCCGCTCGCGCTGACGGCCAACCGACACGGCCGGGCGGTCGGCCAGACGATTGCAGGGAACCCGACGAAAGGCGGCCCCGTCGCGGGCACGGCGGCGGTCAAGGCGTTCGACGTCGAGGCCGCTCGTACCGGTATTCTCGACCACGAGACGGCCCGCGACGCCGGCTTCGACCCCGTTACCGGAACCATCGACGCGAAATCGCGTGCCGGCTACTATCCCGAGGGCGGCACCGTGAGAGTGACGATCACGGCCGACCGCGAATCCGGGCGCGTGCTGGGCGGGAGCCTCGTCTCCGAGTACGGCGAGGGGGCCGTCCACCGGAGTCACGCGCTCGTGGGCGCGGTCACGGAGGGCGTCACGCTCGCCGAACTCTCGAACTACGACCTCGCGTACGCACCGCCGTTCAACACGACGTGGGATCCGGTGCTGACGGCCGCGAAGGTGCTTGATGGCGACCGATAA